Proteins from a genomic interval of Erwinia sp. SLM-02:
- the hpxO gene encoding FAD-dependent urate hydroxylase HpxO gives MKALVIGGGIGGLSAAVALKNAGIACEVYEAVKEIKPVGAAISIWPNGVKCMHHLGMGEIIETFGGPLRSMAYQDHLSGEALTRFSLAPLISRTGGRPCPVSRAELQREMLDFWGRERVQFGKRVTHTEENSNGVTVWFTDGTTAHGDFLIAADGSHSALRPYVLGYTPERRYAGYVNWNGLVDIDESLAPAEQWTTFVGEGKRVSLMPVSDGRFYFFFDVPLPAGLAEDRSTLRADLTRYFSGWAAPVQQLIATLNPETTNRIEIHDIEPFDRLVRGKVALLGDAGHSTTPDIGQGGCAAMEDAVVLGAVFRENRDIESALREYEAQRCDRVRDLVLKARKRCDVTHGKDMALTQAWYQELKEETGERIINGMCETIQGGPLG, from the coding sequence ATGAAAGCATTAGTTATCGGTGGCGGCATTGGCGGCCTGAGCGCAGCGGTTGCGCTGAAGAATGCGGGGATTGCCTGCGAAGTCTATGAAGCGGTGAAAGAGATCAAACCGGTGGGGGCGGCGATTTCCATCTGGCCGAACGGCGTAAAGTGCATGCACCACCTCGGCATGGGCGAGATTATTGAAACCTTTGGCGGGCCGCTGCGTTCGATGGCCTATCAGGATCATCTCAGCGGTGAGGCGCTCACCCGGTTCAGCCTGGCCCCGCTGATTTCACGCACCGGCGGCCGCCCCTGCCCGGTTTCCCGCGCCGAACTCCAGCGCGAGATGCTGGATTTCTGGGGGCGCGAGCGGGTGCAGTTCGGCAAGCGGGTCACCCACACCGAGGAAAACAGCAACGGCGTGACCGTCTGGTTTACAGACGGCACCACGGCCCACGGCGATTTTCTGATTGCCGCCGACGGCAGCCACTCGGCGCTGCGGCCTTACGTACTGGGATACACGCCGGAGCGGCGCTACGCGGGCTACGTTAACTGGAACGGCCTGGTGGATATCGATGAAAGCCTGGCCCCCGCCGAACAGTGGACCACCTTTGTGGGCGAAGGCAAGCGCGTATCGCTGATGCCGGTTTCCGACGGGCGCTTCTACTTCTTCTTTGACGTACCGCTCCCGGCGGGGCTGGCGGAGGACCGCAGCACCCTGCGCGCGGATCTCACCCGCTACTTCAGCGGCTGGGCCGCGCCGGTGCAACAGCTGATTGCCACGCTGAACCCGGAAACCACCAACCGCATTGAGATCCACGATATCGAGCCGTTTGACCGGCTGGTGCGCGGCAAGGTGGCGCTGCTGGGCGATGCCGGGCACAGTACCACGCCGGATATCGGCCAGGGCGGCTGCGCGGCGATGGAGGATGCGGTGGTGCTCGGCGCGGTTTTCCGCGAGAACCGCGATATCGAATCGGCGCTGCGCGAGTACGAGGCGCAGCGCTGCGACCGCGTGCGGGACCTGGTGCTCAAGGCACGCAAGCGCTGCGACGTCACCCACGGTAAGGATATGGCGCTGACCCAGGCCTGGTATCAGGAGCTGAAGGAAGAAACCGGCGAGCGCATTATCAACGGCATGTGCGAAACCATTCAGGGCGGTCCGCTGGGCTGA
- the hpxR gene encoding LysR family hpxDE operon transcriptional regulator HpxR produces the protein MSPFSRFALYFAEVARSGSLRRAAEKLHISASAINRQILQAEEEFGTPLFERLPEGLRMTTAGELLYDNILRWQKEFRLTRQKFDELQGLRRGTVNVGLVQALAEGSFAGALSDIIADWQWLELVLQVADSHTVSQKVRQADLDFGLILDPEGQAGLSVLAFVELEMGIVMRADHPLAACGRISLGELSGERHILPGAPLMVHDRVAMLYRHHDFSPANTISCNDIRLIKSLVLKGSGVAVLSRLDVHDEVQRGQLAFAPLRGTLLRPLTLALCTAPSRQLSRPAQMAIQKLTAVLEAMQSATPPEGRQPSGPP, from the coding sequence ATGAGTCCGTTTTCACGATTTGCGCTCTACTTTGCCGAGGTGGCCCGCAGCGGCAGCCTGCGGCGGGCGGCGGAAAAGCTGCATATTTCCGCGTCGGCGATCAACCGCCAGATCCTGCAGGCCGAGGAAGAGTTCGGTACGCCGCTGTTTGAACGCCTGCCCGAAGGGCTGCGGATGACCACGGCGGGGGAGCTGCTGTACGACAATATCCTGCGCTGGCAGAAGGAATTTCGCCTGACGCGGCAGAAGTTTGATGAGCTGCAGGGGCTGCGGCGCGGCACGGTCAACGTCGGGCTGGTACAGGCGCTGGCGGAAGGCAGCTTTGCCGGCGCGCTGTCCGATATCATCGCCGACTGGCAGTGGCTGGAGCTGGTTTTACAGGTGGCCGACAGCCATACGGTCAGCCAGAAGGTCCGGCAGGCCGATCTCGATTTCGGGCTGATCCTCGACCCGGAAGGGCAGGCGGGGCTGAGCGTGCTGGCGTTCGTTGAGCTGGAGATGGGCATCGTGATGCGTGCGGATCACCCGCTGGCAGCCTGCGGGCGCATCTCGCTGGGGGAGCTGAGCGGCGAGCGTCATATCCTCCCAGGCGCGCCGCTGATGGTTCACGATCGGGTGGCGATGCTCTACCGCCATCATGATTTTTCCCCGGCGAACACCATCAGCTGCAATGATATCCGGCTGATCAAATCGCTGGTGTTGAAGGGCAGCGGGGTAGCGGTGCTGAGCCGGCTGGACGTTCACGACGAGGTGCAACGCGGCCAGCTGGCGTTTGCTCCGCTGCGCGGCACGCTGCTGCGGCCGCTGACGTTAGCGCTCTGTACCGCGCCTTCGCGCCAGCTTTCCCGCCCGGCGCAGATGGCGATCCAGAAGCTGACGGCGGTGCTGGAGGCGATGCAGTCCGCTACGCCGCCTGAGGGGCGTCAGCCCAGCGGACCGCCCTGA
- a CDS encoding PDR/VanB family oxidoreductase, which yields MSEMLEARVDGLWCQGDKSLAVSLVGTGSAALPNWQPGAHIDLHLPCGLIRQYSLTGTGEANRYLICVAREAASRGGSRYIHDTLRPGQRLMISAPRNLFPLQPAGRVLLLAAGIGITPLYAMAVRLRAAGTPFELHYFVKSRRSAAFIAELMENSNGPMCTVHCSDEGGSPRHRLAQVIAAPQDNAHLYACGPQGFMTSVAETARAKGWAEERIHSEAFQPAAPTVGGSQDGTFTITLGSTGERWPVPGNKTIAQVLQENGVAVPLSCEMGLCGACLTPVIEGVIDHRDTVQSEQEKTAPAQHIALCCSRSHSGEIVIDL from the coding sequence ATGAGTGAGATGCTGGAAGCAAGAGTCGACGGCCTGTGGTGCCAGGGCGACAAAAGTCTGGCGGTCAGCCTGGTGGGCACCGGCTCTGCGGCTCTGCCCAACTGGCAGCCCGGGGCGCATATCGATCTCCACCTGCCCTGCGGACTTATCCGTCAGTATTCGCTGACCGGAACCGGCGAGGCGAACCGCTATCTGATCTGCGTGGCGCGTGAAGCGGCATCGCGCGGGGGATCGCGCTACATTCACGACACGCTGCGCCCCGGCCAGCGGCTGATGATCTCAGCGCCGCGCAACCTGTTCCCCCTGCAGCCTGCCGGGCGGGTGCTGCTGCTGGCGGCCGGGATCGGCATCACCCCGCTGTACGCGATGGCGGTACGGCTCAGGGCGGCAGGCACGCCTTTTGAACTGCACTACTTTGTAAAAAGCCGCCGCAGCGCCGCCTTTATCGCTGAACTGATGGAAAACAGCAATGGGCCGATGTGTACCGTTCACTGTTCCGACGAGGGCGGCAGCCCGCGCCACCGGCTGGCGCAGGTCATCGCCGCGCCGCAGGATAATGCGCACCTTTACGCCTGCGGCCCGCAGGGATTTATGACTTCGGTTGCGGAAACCGCACGGGCGAAAGGCTGGGCGGAAGAACGGATCCACAGCGAAGCCTTCCAGCCCGCGGCACCGACGGTGGGTGGATCGCAGGACGGCACGTTTACCATCACGCTGGGGTCAACCGGGGAACGCTGGCCGGTGCCGGGGAATAAGACTATTGCTCAGGTGCTGCAGGAGAACGGCGTGGCCGTGCCGCTCTCCTGCGAGATGGGCCTGTGCGGCGCCTGCCTGACCCCGGTGATCGAGGGCGTTATCGATCACCGCGATACCGTTCAGTCCGAACAGGAAAAAACCGCCCCGGCGCAGCATATCGCGCTGTGCTGCTCACGCAGCCACTCCGGGGAGATTGTTATCGATCTTTGA
- the hpxD gene encoding molybdenum cofactor-independent xanthine hydroxylase subunit HpxD translates to MNTHKPTPPAHCTFEPDDWLKLAKCWHPVARACDIDAAPVKATLLDEQLVIYRIKGQVVVARDVCPHRGVPLTLGFHDEEGIICPYHGLRFGEDGRCNRIPSSPDQPVPAKLNLTSYAVEERYGLIWTCLDFDADNPPPLPTMPLWDADGYQQINCPGFEVNGFAGRQVEGFLDVAHFAWVHTDTFADADNQRVPDYKPQETPFGFVADYWSSVSNYAPHSEYRAPEGFQWLRHFEMHLPFTATLTIHFPGEERMVIMNAASPVSARVTRMFAPIARNVDLHVPVEDVHAFNLRVFEEDRLMVETQRPERLPLDLTLEAHIPADRSSIAYRRGLKKMGFGDFFLV, encoded by the coding sequence ATGAACACGCACAAACCCACTCCCCCCGCCCATTGCACCTTCGAGCCGGATGACTGGCTGAAGCTGGCGAAATGCTGGCACCCGGTGGCCCGCGCCTGCGACATCGACGCCGCGCCGGTCAAAGCCACGCTGCTGGACGAACAGCTGGTTATTTACCGCATCAAAGGCCAGGTGGTGGTGGCGCGCGACGTCTGCCCGCATCGCGGCGTGCCGCTGACGCTGGGTTTTCACGATGAAGAAGGGATTATCTGCCCCTACCACGGTCTGCGCTTCGGCGAAGATGGCCGCTGTAACCGCATTCCCTCCAGCCCGGACCAGCCGGTGCCGGCCAAACTCAACCTGACGAGCTACGCGGTGGAAGAGCGCTACGGACTGATCTGGACCTGCCTGGACTTCGATGCCGACAACCCGCCGCCGCTGCCGACCATGCCGCTGTGGGACGCAGACGGCTACCAGCAGATCAACTGCCCGGGCTTTGAGGTCAACGGCTTTGCCGGTCGCCAGGTGGAGGGCTTTCTGGACGTCGCCCACTTTGCCTGGGTGCATACCGATACCTTCGCCGATGCCGACAACCAGCGGGTGCCGGACTACAAGCCGCAGGAAACGCCGTTTGGCTTCGTTGCCGACTACTGGAGTTCGGTGAGCAACTACGCGCCACACTCGGAATACCGTGCGCCGGAAGGGTTCCAGTGGCTGCGGCATTTTGAAATGCACCTGCCGTTTACCGCCACGCTGACCATTCATTTCCCCGGCGAGGAGCGGATGGTGATTATGAATGCCGCCTCGCCGGTGTCGGCCCGGGTTACGCGGATGTTTGCGCCTATCGCCCGCAATGTCGATCTGCACGTGCCGGTGGAGGATGTGCATGCTTTTAACCTGCGGGTGTTTGAGGAGGACCGGCTGATGGTGGAAACCCAGCGCCCGGAAAGGCTGCCGCTGGACCTCACCCTGGAGGCGCATATCCCGGCCGACCGCAGTTCGATTGCCTACCGTCGCGGCCTGAAAAAAATGGGCTTCGGCGACTTTTTCCTCGTCTGA
- the uraH gene encoding hydroxyisourate hydrolase → MTTLSTHILDISTGKPAADVALRLEQGGQVIASGLTNANGRLGDFAPAPLPPGRYRLVAETGDWFAAKGLETPFPCAQIDFVIPAAADEHYHLPFLIAPGGWSTYRGS, encoded by the coding sequence ATGACCACCCTCAGCACCCATATTCTGGATATTTCCACCGGTAAACCCGCCGCAGACGTGGCGCTGCGGCTTGAGCAGGGCGGGCAGGTTATCGCCAGCGGGCTGACCAACGCCAACGGACGGCTGGGCGACTTCGCGCCCGCGCCGCTGCCGCCCGGCCGCTACCGGCTGGTGGCGGAAACCGGCGACTGGTTTGCGGCAAAGGGGCTGGAAACGCCTTTCCCCTGCGCGCAGATTGATTTCGTTATTCCGGCGGCGGCGGATGAGCACTACCATCTGCCGTTTCTGATTGCCCCCGGCGGCTGGTCCACCTATCGCGGGAGCTGA
- a CDS encoding alpha-glucuronidase: MRDAQGKASACWLTEQEQIAGLFSHHSLSVTRLNFPQAASPLLANLKKEVAHAVASQAENGIALTFALNGEKGVEGSFRLHYGSGGIQISASEERGLLYGWFHLLKLVKTGRLIKGTAIDEAPAMKIRMLNHWDNMDGSIERGYAGLSIFYQDNQFTRDEERITRYARLLASIGINALTLNNVNVHQVETHLITRKYRDDLIWIASIFRAWGISVYLCINYASPIELGGLETADPLDAGVRKWWKASLDDLYRDIPDLGGVVVKADSEHRPGPFTYGRTHADGANMLGEALEEHGGLVFWRCFVYNCLQNWRDRKTDRARAAWDHFAALDGQFLSNVILQIKNGPMDFQVREPVSPLLGAMPNTNQVLELQVTQEYTGQQIDLFWLVPQWKAILSFDTHLASGPSKIKDLTSGRMNSMPYSGVAAVANIGRDDCWTGHVFAQANLYGYGQLLWNPDVNEQDMAREWCHLTFGYHPQVMDTVCHLLLTSGQTYENYTAPLGVGWMVNPHHHYGPNIDGYEYDLWGTYHYADRNGLGVDRTTESGTGFVAQYADENRRYYGTLETCPDELVLFFHFLNYDHRLKNGNTVIQHIYDTHFTGVEQVQDYIDRWQALEGLVSADIYSNVAARLNKQKENATEWRDRINTYFYRKSGIKDNKARQIYK; this comes from the coding sequence ATGAGAGACGCGCAGGGTAAGGCTTCGGCATGCTGGTTAACGGAGCAGGAGCAGATCGCCGGGCTGTTCAGCCATCATTCACTCAGCGTTACCCGCCTGAACTTCCCGCAGGCGGCATCGCCGCTGCTGGCAAATCTGAAAAAAGAGGTGGCCCATGCTGTCGCCTCTCAGGCAGAAAATGGCATCGCCCTGACGTTTGCGCTGAACGGCGAAAAGGGCGTGGAGGGAAGTTTTCGTCTGCATTACGGTTCGGGCGGTATTCAGATCTCTGCCAGTGAAGAGCGCGGCCTGCTCTACGGCTGGTTCCATCTGCTGAAATTAGTGAAGACCGGCAGGTTGATCAAGGGCACCGCCATTGATGAAGCGCCCGCGATGAAAATTCGCATGCTCAACCACTGGGATAACATGGATGGCAGCATCGAGCGCGGCTATGCCGGGCTGTCCATCTTCTACCAGGACAACCAGTTTACCCGCGACGAAGAACGCATTACCCGCTACGCGCGGCTGTTAGCCAGCATCGGGATTAACGCCCTGACGCTGAATAACGTCAACGTCCACCAGGTTGAAACCCACTTAATCACCCGGAAATATCGCGACGATCTGATCTGGATCGCGTCCATTTTCCGCGCCTGGGGCATCAGCGTGTATCTCTGCATCAACTACGCCAGCCCCATTGAGCTTGGCGGGCTGGAAACGGCCGACCCGCTGGACGCCGGGGTGCGCAAATGGTGGAAGGCGAGCCTGGACGATCTGTATCGCGATATTCCCGACCTGGGCGGCGTGGTGGTGAAAGCGGATTCAGAGCATCGCCCCGGTCCGTTCACCTATGGCCGCACTCACGCCGACGGCGCCAACATGCTGGGTGAAGCGTTAGAAGAACACGGCGGGCTGGTTTTCTGGCGCTGCTTTGTCTACAACTGCCTGCAAAACTGGCGCGACCGCAAAACCGACCGGGCGCGTGCGGCCTGGGATCATTTTGCGGCGCTGGACGGCCAGTTCCTGAGCAACGTTATCCTGCAGATTAAAAACGGGCCGATGGATTTCCAGGTCCGCGAGCCGGTTTCCCCGCTGCTGGGGGCGATGCCGAATACCAATCAGGTGCTGGAACTGCAGGTGACGCAGGAGTACACCGGCCAGCAGATCGACCTGTTCTGGCTGGTGCCGCAGTGGAAAGCCATCCTGTCCTTTGATACCCACCTCGCTTCCGGCCCGTCAAAAATTAAAGATTTAACCAGCGGGCGGATGAATAGCATGCCGTACTCCGGGGTTGCCGCCGTCGCGAATATCGGGCGGGATGATTGCTGGACCGGTCACGTATTTGCCCAGGCGAATCTGTACGGCTACGGCCAGCTGCTGTGGAACCCGGACGTCAATGAGCAGGATATGGCCAGAGAGTGGTGCCATCTGACCTTCGGTTACCATCCGCAGGTGATGGATACGGTGTGCCATCTGCTGCTGACCAGCGGCCAGACCTACGAAAATTACACCGCGCCGCTGGGCGTGGGCTGGATGGTCAATCCGCACCATCATTACGGCCCGAATATCGACGGCTATGAATATGACCTGTGGGGAACCTACCATTACGCGGACCGCAACGGGCTGGGCGTGGACCGCACGACGGAGAGCGGCACCGGATTTGTGGCACAGTACGCGGATGAGAATCGCCGGTATTACGGGACGTTAGAAACCTGCCCGGATGAACTGGTGCTGTTCTTCCACTTCCTGAACTATGACCACCGGCTGAAGAATGGCAATACGGTGATTCAGCATATTTACGATACCCATTTTACCGGCGTTGAGCAGGTTCAGGACTATATCGATCGCTGGCAGGCGCTGGAAGGGCTGGTCAGCGCCGATATTTACTCCAATGTTGCTGCACGCCTGAATAAGCAGAAAGAAAACGCCACCGAATGGCGTGACAGAATTAATACCTATTTTTACCGTAAGTCCGGCATTAAAGATAATAAAGCACGTCAGATCTATAAATAA
- a CDS encoding DUF1028 domain-containing protein produces the protein MTFSIVARDPHTGAFGAATATAGPAVGALVIHGAARVGAIATQAMTNPLYGIHGIARLREGFSATETLAMLLREDPEAPRRQVMIVDRSGSVAHWSGPLCGVYADSLSVNDGAVGGNLLLNAETLAEMRREYQLRSELPFADRLLAAMRAGAAAGGDRRGMHSAALKIWYDREYPDVDARADWSAAPLDTLQEVLHQLRQPLFAGFFAEIPKGDPQ, from the coding sequence ATGACCTTCTCAATTGTCGCGCGCGATCCGCATACCGGCGCGTTCGGTGCGGCCACGGCTACCGCCGGTCCGGCGGTAGGGGCGCTGGTGATCCACGGTGCCGCGCGGGTAGGTGCGATTGCCACCCAGGCGATGACCAATCCGCTGTACGGCATCCACGGCATTGCGCGGCTGCGCGAGGGGTTTTCCGCCACCGAAACGCTGGCAATGCTGCTGCGGGAAGATCCGGAAGCCCCCAGAAGGCAGGTAATGATCGTGGATCGCAGCGGCAGCGTGGCGCACTGGAGCGGCCCGCTGTGCGGCGTTTATGCCGACAGCCTGTCGGTGAACGACGGCGCGGTGGGGGGAAATTTACTGCTTAATGCGGAAACGCTGGCGGAGATGCGCCGGGAATATCAGCTGCGCAGCGAGCTGCCGTTTGCCGATCGGCTGCTGGCGGCAATGCGCGCCGGGGCCGCAGCCGGCGGCGACAGGCGCGGGATGCATTCGGCCGCGCTGAAAATCTGGTACGACCGCGAATACCCCGACGTTGATGCCCGCGCCGACTGGTCCGCCGCGCCGCTGGATACCCTGCAGGAGGTGCTGCACCAGCTGCGTCAGCCGCTGTTTGCCGGATTCTTTGCCGAGATCCCGAAAGGGGATCCGCAGTAG
- a CDS encoding nucleobase:cation symporter-2 family protein produces MADEKNDTLIYGLEQKIPPLPAFFSALQHVLAGLVGIITPPLIIGAALGLGDWLPYLISMSLLASGIGTFLQSNRVWGIGAGMICMQGTSFAFLGVAIAGGIWVKGQGGGPQDIMAMLFGVNFVAALVPVVVSRFIEPLKKIFTPIITGSVIALIGISLIKVSVINWCGGEQSQAFGSMSNIALGAGTLGVIVLLSCAKNRWLRLSSVVVGIAVGCIAAALSGNFHLTGLGDTWFRLPSLFPFGFQFNSAIFLPIALVSLVCILEAVGDLTANCLISKQSIDDGAFRSRLKGGILADGISCMVAAMLCAFPNTTFAQNNGVIQMTGVASRYVGRYIGVILILLGLFPPFGELLRQIPTPVLGGATMVMFGCVVAAGIRIITQVPLNRRDMLIVGLAFGFGLGVEAVPAFLAHFPPIIGNLFGSAATSGGLVAIVLNLIIPEEKHAVPVTAAARSSNDGAESL; encoded by the coding sequence ATGGCTGATGAAAAGAACGACACCCTGATTTACGGGCTTGAGCAGAAGATCCCTCCGCTTCCGGCCTTTTTCAGCGCGCTGCAGCACGTGCTGGCGGGGCTGGTGGGGATCATTACCCCGCCGCTGATTATTGGTGCCGCGCTGGGGCTGGGCGACTGGCTGCCGTATCTGATCAGTATGTCGCTGCTGGCCTCCGGCATCGGCACGTTTCTCCAGTCCAACCGCGTTTGGGGCATCGGCGCGGGGATGATCTGCATGCAGGGCACCAGCTTTGCCTTCCTCGGCGTGGCGATTGCCGGCGGCATCTGGGTGAAGGGCCAGGGCGGCGGCCCGCAGGATATTATGGCCATGCTGTTCGGCGTGAACTTTGTGGCCGCGCTGGTGCCGGTAGTCGTCAGCCGCTTTATTGAGCCGCTGAAAAAAATCTTTACCCCGATTATCACCGGCAGCGTGATTGCGCTGATCGGCATCAGCCTGATTAAAGTCAGCGTGATTAACTGGTGCGGCGGCGAGCAGTCGCAGGCGTTCGGCAGCATGAGCAATATCGCGCTCGGGGCCGGCACGCTGGGGGTTATCGTGCTGCTGAGCTGTGCAAAAAACCGCTGGCTGCGCCTCTCGTCGGTGGTGGTGGGCATTGCCGTCGGCTGTATTGCCGCCGCGCTGAGTGGAAATTTTCATCTCACCGGCCTCGGCGACACCTGGTTTCGCCTGCCGTCGCTGTTCCCGTTTGGCTTCCAGTTCAACAGTGCGATTTTCCTGCCGATTGCCTTAGTTTCGCTGGTGTGTATTCTGGAAGCGGTGGGCGATCTGACGGCCAACTGCCTGATTTCAAAACAGTCGATTGACGACGGCGCTTTTCGCTCCCGCCTGAAGGGCGGTATTCTGGCCGACGGCATCAGCTGCATGGTTGCCGCCATGCTGTGCGCGTTTCCCAACACCACCTTTGCGCAGAACAACGGCGTGATCCAGATGACCGGCGTCGCCAGCCGCTACGTTGGCCGCTATATTGGGGTGATCCTGATCCTGCTGGGGCTGTTTCCGCCGTTTGGTGAACTGCTGCGGCAGATCCCCACGCCGGTGCTGGGCGGCGCCACGATGGTGATGTTCGGCTGCGTGGTGGCCGCGGGGATCCGTATTATTACCCAGGTGCCGTTAAACCGCCGCGATATGCTGATTGTGGGTCTGGCGTTCGGCTTCGGGCTGGGCGTGGAGGCGGTGCCGGCGTTTCTTGCCCACTTCCCGCCGATTATCGGCAACCTGTTCGGTTCGGCGGCGACCAGCGGCGGGCTGGTGGCGATTGTCCTTAACCTGATTATCCCGGAAGAGAAGCACGCTGTTCCGGTTACCGCGGCAGCAAGGAGCAGCAATGACGGCGCTGAGTCACTTTAA
- a CDS encoding ABC transporter substrate-binding protein, with the protein MLSTRRIKVLITSALLLCPLLGAPLAQAATPADALLIGQVAEPQSLDPQVATAANDSRILVNMYDGLVRNGEGKLDIEPALATRWEISPDGLTYRFHLRDNVRFHDGTPFNAEAAKFTFDRMIDEKNPWHDTGPFPLSFFFSSIKSIDTPDEQTLVFHLKEPFAPFLSNLATPTGLIVSPAAVKKYGKDFGRHPVGTGAFQFGEWRANQRVVVTANASYWDGKPAVNTVVFRPITDGNTRVAEMLSGGIDAMVEVPPDTVKLFAEKRKRFRLYETTGPHVWYVMLNAQVPPFNDVRVRQAVNYAVNKQSLVDNILQGSADVADGPIPAAFSWAANPDVKAYPYDPQKARELLKAAGAEGATLTFYVTEGGSGMLDPVPMATAIQADLKAVGLNVKIETYEWNTYLSKVNAGLTPQTHMAEMAWMTNDPDTLPFLTLRTDAWPKKGGFNSGYYSNPQVDALLEKARLTTDNAERGQLYRQVQQIVHNDAPWLFVANWKQNAVTSTRINHFSLQPNFNLLLNRVTKQ; encoded by the coding sequence ATGCTGAGTACGCGACGAATCAAGGTTTTAATCACCAGCGCCCTGCTGCTGTGCCCGCTGCTCGGCGCACCGCTGGCTCAGGCCGCCACGCCCGCCGATGCGCTGCTGATAGGCCAGGTGGCCGAACCGCAGTCGCTCGATCCGCAGGTGGCCACCGCCGCCAACGACTCGCGTATTCTGGTCAATATGTATGACGGACTGGTGCGCAACGGCGAAGGTAAACTGGATATCGAACCGGCGCTGGCCACCCGCTGGGAGATCAGCCCGGATGGCCTCACCTACCGTTTCCATCTGCGCGACAACGTGCGCTTCCACGACGGTACGCCGTTCAACGCCGAAGCGGCGAAGTTTACCTTCGATCGCATGATCGACGAGAAAAATCCGTGGCACGATACCGGCCCGTTCCCGCTGTCGTTTTTCTTCTCCAGCATCAAATCCATTGATACCCCCGATGAACAGACGCTGGTATTCCACCTGAAAGAGCCTTTCGCGCCGTTCCTCTCCAATCTGGCCACCCCGACGGGGCTGATCGTTTCACCGGCCGCGGTGAAAAAATATGGTAAGGATTTTGGCCGCCATCCGGTGGGGACCGGGGCGTTTCAGTTTGGCGAATGGCGGGCCAACCAGCGCGTGGTGGTGACGGCGAATGCGTCTTACTGGGACGGTAAACCGGCGGTCAACACCGTGGTATTCCGCCCGATTACCGACGGCAACACCCGCGTGGCGGAGATGCTCTCCGGCGGGATTGACGCGATGGTGGAAGTCCCGCCGGATACGGTGAAGCTGTTCGCGGAGAAGCGCAAACGCTTCCGTCTGTATGAAACCACCGGCCCGCACGTCTGGTACGTGATGCTGAACGCGCAGGTGCCGCCGTTTAACGACGTTCGCGTGCGTCAGGCGGTGAACTACGCGGTGAACAAACAGTCGCTGGTCGACAATATTCTTCAGGGTTCTGCGGACGTGGCCGACGGCCCGATCCCGGCGGCGTTCAGCTGGGCGGCGAATCCCGACGTGAAGGCGTATCCCTACGATCCGCAGAAGGCGCGCGAGCTGCTGAAAGCGGCAGGAGCGGAAGGTGCAACCCTGACCTTCTACGTCACCGAAGGGGGATCGGGGATGCTCGACCCGGTGCCGATGGCCACCGCCATTCAGGCCGATCTGAAAGCGGTCGGGCTGAACGTGAAAATTGAAACTTATGAATGGAACACCTATCTGTCGAAGGTCAACGCCGGACTGACGCCGCAGACCCATATGGCGGAAATGGCGTGGATGACCAACGACCCGGATACCCTGCCGTTTTTAACCCTGCGCACGGATGCCTGGCCGAAAAAAGGCGGCTTTAACTCGGGTTACTACAGCAATCCGCAGGTAGATGCGCTGCTGGAAAAAGCCCGTCTGACCACCGATAACGCCGAACGCGGGCAGCTTTACCGCCAGGTGCAGCAGATCGTGCACAACGACGCGCCGTGGCTGTTTGTCGCCAACTGGAAGCAGAATGCCGTGACCTCCACGCGCATTAACCATTTTTCCCTGCAACCGAACTTTAACCTGTTACTCAATCGGGTGACCAAACAGTAA
- the uraD gene encoding 2-oxo-4-hydroxy-4-carboxy-5-ureidoimidazoline decarboxylase, translating into MTALSHFNHLSSPQALALLAPCVAIPAWCEAVAAARPYASRESLLNAARVATQSWGEAELNQALSAHPRIGEKPTGSQAHAALSRQEQGAVNDQDSQLALALKAGNARYEARFGRVFLIRAKGRSGEEILAALAQRLNNSDAEEVQAALEALRDITLLRLEGAISE; encoded by the coding sequence ATGACGGCGCTGAGTCACTTTAATCATCTTTCATCCCCGCAGGCGCTGGCCCTGCTGGCGCCGTGCGTGGCGATCCCCGCGTGGTGCGAAGCGGTGGCAGCGGCGCGGCCCTATGCCAGCCGCGAATCGCTGCTTAACGCCGCGCGGGTGGCGACGCAGAGCTGGGGGGAAGCGGAGCTGAATCAGGCGCTGAGCGCGCATCCGCGCATCGGCGAAAAGCCCACGGGCAGCCAGGCGCACGCCGCGCTGTCGCGGCAGGAGCAGGGGGCCGTTAACGACCAGGACTCACAGCTGGCGCTGGCGCTAAAAGCGGGTAATGCCCGCTACGAAGCGCGCTTTGGCCGGGTTTTCCTGATCCGCGCCAAAGGCCGCAGCGGCGAGGAGATCCTGGCCGCGCTGGCGCAGCGTTTAAACAACAGCGATGCAGAAGAAGTGCAGGCGGCGCTGGAAGCGCTACGCGACATTACCCTGTTACGACTGGAAGGAGCGATAAGCGAATGA